From a region of the Gossypium raimondii isolate GPD5lz chromosome 10, ASM2569854v1, whole genome shotgun sequence genome:
- the LOC105775391 gene encoding serine/threonine-protein kinase BLUS1, producing the protein MAYEQEDHPKLQFPLDSNSYNITAEIGAGVCSNVYTAQCLPINSTVVAIKSIDLDQSNADFRNFVGRETNTSSLLSHPNILNLHCSFTAGNRLWVVMPFMSGGSLESIISSSSPNGIQEQCIAIILKETLTALSYLHSQGHLHRDIKASNILLDDNGRVKLADFGVSSSFYKWSSVYRLGSSPFSQYWIAPEVIHSHKDYSFKADIWSFGITALDSTKKFSETFQDMVASCLRKDPANRPSADELLKHPFFESCNGTSEFLAENLLRGLPSVEERFRAASKILEEGVGCDPNGDWASGLLLNRRMSTIIEGNGNEDEEFEVHDPVFPVESTQAVIPCDDDGEEQQPAAGGRGNEVNAETMVNELMALMTSLDDQKEKVKKIINQLGAKTIDREDELEKENARLRLELEREKEQNLKLIQVINEEDQLLHQNERLRLELENEKLRLELEKLKMHISATSNTTTDDNN; encoded by the coding sequence ATGGCGTATGAACAAGAAGATCATCCCAAGCTTCAGTTCCCTTTAGATTCCAACTCTTACAACATCACCGCTGAAATCGGTGCTGGTGTTTGTTCTAACGTTTATACGGCCCAATGTCTTCCCATCAATTCAACTGTTGTTGCCATTAAATCCATCGATCTTGATCAGTCCAACGCCGATTTCCGCAACTTTGTCGGACGTGAAACCAACACCTCCTCGCTTCTTTCCCACCCCAATATCCTCAACCTTCATTGTTCCTTCACCGCCGGCAACCGTCTCTGGGTGGTTATGCCCTTTATGTCCGGCGGTTCTTTAGAGTCCATCATCTCATCTTCTTCCCCCAATGGCATACAAGAGCAATGCATTGCCATTATTCTCAAAGAAACCCTGACTGCATTGTCGTATCTTCACAGCCAAGGGCATTTGCATAGAGATATAAAGGCCAGTAACATCTTGTTGGACGATAACGGACGTGTTAAGCTTGCGGATTTCGGTGTTTCGTCATCGTTCTATAAGTGGAGTTCGGTTTACAGATTAGGTTCTTCGCCATTTTCGCAATATTGGATTGCCCCAGAGGTGATTCATTCACATAAAGATTATAGTTTCAAAGCTGATATATGGTCTTTCGGTATAACTGCTCTTGACTCCACCAAGAAGTTTTCAGAAACTTTTCAAGACATGGTTGCTTCTTGTCTCCGTAAAGATCCTGCAAACCGACCCTCTGCAGACGAGCTTTTGAAACATCCTTTCTTTGAGAGTTGCAATGGTACTTCGGAGTTTCTTGCGGAGAATTTGCTGCGTGGATTGCCTAGTGTTGAAGAAAGGTTTAGGGCAGCAAGCAAGATTCTTGAGGAAGGTGTGGGTTGTGATCCTAATGGGGACTGGGCGTCTGGTCTGCTCCTTAATCGTCGGATGTCAACGATAATTGAAGGGAACGGTAATGAAGACGAGGAGTTTGAAGTGCATGACCCTGTATTCCCCGTGGAGTCAACACAAGCGGTGATTCCATGTGACGATGATGGTGAAGAACAACAACCGGCTGCAGGTGGCCGTGGCAATGAAGTTAATGCAGAAACAATGGTGAACGAACTGATGGCATTGATGACTAGTTTGGATGATCAAAAGGAGAAGGTGAAGAAAATAATTAACCAGCTTGGAGCTAAAACGATCGACAGAGAAGATGAATTGGAGAAGGAGAATGCGAGGCTGAGATTGGAGTTAGAGCGTGAAAAGGAACAGAACTTGAAATTGATTCAAGTGATCAACGAAGAAGATCAATTGTTGCACCAGAACGAGAGGCTGAGATTGGAGTTAGAGAATGAGAAGCTGAGATTGGAGTTAGAGAAGCTCAAAATGCACATTTCTGCTACATCAAACACTACTACTGATGACAACAATTGA